One region of Quercus lobata isolate SW786 chromosome 2, ValleyOak3.0 Primary Assembly, whole genome shotgun sequence genomic DNA includes:
- the LOC115975246 gene encoding 26S proteasome non-ATPase regulatory subunit 8 homolog A, with the protein MDPKLTEVSQLFERFKAAFSRNDFDTCTRLLSQLKVSLTQFRSLPPLFEATPNAIHELNLARDIYEHAVVLSVKTEDQDAFERDFFQLKPYYTDAGNRLPPSPQEHPILGLNLLRLLVQNRIAEFHTELELLSSAAMENPCIKHAVELEQSFMEGAYNRVLSARQTVPHETYVYFMDLLAKTVRDEISGCSEKAYDFLAISDAQKMLLFSSEQELLEYIKEEHSEWEIKNGFVYLQKAKESTPCKEIPSLQLINQTLSYARELERIV; encoded by the exons ATGGATCCCAAGCTCACAGAGGTCTCTCAGCTCTTCGAACGCTTCAAAGCTGCGTTCTCAAGGAACGACTTCGATACCTGCACTAGACTCCTCTCACAActcaag GTCTCACTGACACAATTCAGAAGCCTACCGCCATTGTTTGAAGCAACACCCAATGCAATTCATGAATTGAATTTAGCAA GGGATATATACGAGCATGCTGTTGTTCTTAGTGTGAAGACGGAGGACCAAGATGCATTTGAGAGGGATTTCTTTCAGTTGAAGCCTTATTACACAGATGCTGG CAACCGTCTTCCGCCATCCCCTCAGGAGCATCCAATCTTAGGACTCAACCTATTGAGGCTTCTTGTTCAGAATAGAATAGCTGAATTCCATACTGAACTTGAACTTCTTTCCTCCGCTGCTATGGAGAATCCTTGCATTAAGCATGCAGTGGAGTTGGAGCAGTCCTTCATGGAAGGGGCTTACAACCGTGTGTTGAGTGCTCGACAGACAGTGCCACATGAGACTTATGTCTACTTCATGGATCTTCTGGCGAAGACAGTCAG AGATGAAATATCTGGCTGTAGTGAAAAGGCTTATGATTTCCTTGCAATTAGTGATGCGCAGAAAATGTTGTTGTTCTCTTCTGAACAAGAACTATTGGAGTACATTAAGGAG GAGCATTCTGAGTGGGAGATAAAGAATGGTTTCGTTTATCTCCAGAAGGCAAAAGAATCTACACCATGCAAGGAAATACCTTCTCTGCAATTGATCAACCAGACACTCAGTTATGCGAGAGAGTTGGAGCGGATTGTATAA
- the LOC115975247 gene encoding 30S ribosomal protein S6 alpha, chloroplastic, with amino-acid sequence MASTSLTSTLTHSSSNSPFCPIPLSQFPSPPLISFSHSLRPFPSNSKPFTFTSTHQNRINLGLPIRAQTLDFSGSFFEGGFGSDEDPPSPPGPGLTAAEEKEAPQCPPGLRQYETMAVLRPDMSEDERLTLTQKYEELLVAGGGMYVEVFNRGVIPLAYSIMKKNKAGESNNYLDGIYLLFTYFTKPESLSILEQKLKTDDDVIRSMSFKIRKRKY; translated from the exons ATGGCTTCCACTTCCCTCACTTCCACTCTCACTCATTCTTCCTCAAATTCCCCATTTTGCCCCATCCCACTTTCCCAATTCCCATCTCCACCCCTCATCTCCTTCTCCCATTCCCTTAGGCCTTTCCCTTCAAACTCAAAACCCTTCACTTTCACTTCCACCCACCAAAACAGAATCAATCTTGGATTGCCCATCAGAGCTCAGACTCTGGACTTCTCGGGTTCGTTCTTCGAAGGCGGGTTCGGGTCGGATGAGGACCCACCTTCACCGCCTGGGCCGGGCTTGACGGCTGCGGAGGAGAAGGAGGCCCCACAATGCCCACCTGGGCTTCGACAGTACGAGACCATGGCGGTTCTTAGGCCCGACATGTCCGAGGATGAGAGACTGACTCTGACCCAGAAGTACGAAGAG TTGCTTGTTGCTGGGGGTGGCATGTATGTGGAGGTATTTAACCGAGGGGTAATTCCGCTGGCCTATAGCATAATGAAGAAAAACAAAGCTGGGGAATCTAACAATTACTTGGATGGTATCTACCTTCTCTTCACCTACTTCACAAAGCCTGAGTCCCTGTCAATTCTTGAGCAGAAGCTAAAAACAGATGATGATGTTATCCGATCAATGAGTTTCAAAATAAGGAAGAGGAAGTATTAG
- the LOC115962691 gene encoding uncharacterized protein LOC115962691, producing the protein MAVHSKDEALTCKVFPFSLGLVVMRWFDGLRANSINSFKKLTQAFGSRFITCSRVPRPLDSLLSLTIRERETLKTYPNRYWEMYNKIDGEFDDVAISTFKVGLPAEHCLRKSLTGKPVTNMIQLMDRIDKYKRVEEDQQQGKCKAKVIL; encoded by the coding sequence ATGGCTGTCCACTCTAAGGACGAGGCTTTGACGTGCAAAGTATTTCCCTTCAGTTTGGGACTTGTggtgatgagatggttcgatGGTCTGAGGGCCAATTCTATAAACTCCTTTAAGAAGCTCACCCAGGCATTTGGCTCTCGTTTTATCACGTGTAGTAGGGTACCTCGACCTTTGGACTCACTATTGTCCTTAACCATACGAGAGAGGGAGACCCTGAAAACATACCCGAACAGATACTGGGAGATGTACAATAAGATAGATGGTGAATTTGATGACGTGGCCATCAGTACTTTTAAGGTCGGCCTCCCTGCCGAGCATTGTTTAAGGAAGTCTCTAACTGGCAAACCTGTTACCAATATGATCCAACTCATGGACCGAATTGATAAGTATAAGAGGGTTGAGGAAGACCAACAGCAAGGGAAATGTAAAGCGAAGGTTATCCTTTAA